From the genome of Toxoplasma gondii ME49 chromosome XII, whole genome shotgun sequence:
acgcaCCTGCtctcagaagaaaacgaagggaGAGTGAAGCAAAGACGACTCACCTTCGACAACAACAATAGTTTTAAGAGAACTGGGGCAAATGACTGCGACGCCTGCCAGGTGGAGTTGCTGCGCGTTGATGTCCACCTGCAaacaagacacagaaaaaacaaggcTTTTCTGAAACGAATGAAATCGCCACAGTCGAAACACCTCCAACCTTCCAACAAAAGAAACTCTCTCCGGATCTACACGCACATGAACTCAAACAGTTTCACCCATGCATGCATAagcacacaaatatatatatatatatacatacatacataaatgggtgcatgcagaggcgtcTGGGTGGAGAGTTTTGGCAGCAAGCACACATGTCTCACTTGTTGTGCAGAGAACTGCATTTTCCATCTTCATGGAAAAACATGGCGTACGCGATATCTCTTTCCTTCCATTTTGCCTCTTCCACGCTTAACATACAAAATATATCGAGCGCGTTACGCATACACCATGCATTCGAacatacgcatgcatctatgtatatatctctTTATAAACACATGAAActatacttatatatatatatatctatatatatatatgcatggaGACGGAAGCACGGGAGTGAATGTCTGCAGAGATTTTCATGTTTCTTACTTTGTACAGATGCCGTTTGTTGGTTAGGTCTTtgaggcagaaaaggagtACGTGGAACTCCCCGCTGTGGGGCTTCTTCTGGGCATcgcaagagaaggagagaacgcagaaaaagagagagaaaagatgaaAGAACATGGAAAAAAGTATAGGAGGGGACAATATCGACCTCGCGTAAGCCAGGCACTGTGAAGAACACTTGCCACCCATGCGAAGGCTCGTGActacgcatgcagttgacGACCGGAACTCCGTaaatctctgcatgcactcgccgGGGCGTTGCatctctgctgcgtctctcacACAAACTTAAAGTATAGCTACGTCTGTGTACGCACAGGCGCGcacatacatgcatttaCAGACCTTCACCCATGCCTTTGTACATCCTTGCACACAATTAGACCTATGCAACTCCAAGCATACATGCATCTATGCACTTTCGATGCATCTCCTAGGATGCCTtcacacacagagatacaAATCGAGATCTATGTTTCCGTGTATATatcaactgcatgcataaAATGGTTTTTGTAGCTGTGGGGAGGGGACTTTTGAATGCGTTTGAAGTCGATGGAGTGAACTTGGCGTGAAGAAGgtttttttgatttttgcGAACCTGCCATTTGGCTGCGTGCTTTTTGCTGCGGACTTCCGGCGCGAGCTTGCGGGCTTCGTTCCGCGCTTCGTGGTCTTTCAGTCGCTTCTCCATTTGTTCTCGCACCTCCTTCTCGACTTTCGAAGGGTCCtggacagaaaagaaaaaacaacgcgAGGCTCGACGCTCAAAGTCGACAGACCTCGTTTCCAGGCGACGCCATTCGAAAGCGCGTCGACGCTCCCGGGAGccaggcagagacagagagagacgagagaaactggaaaacAACAGGCgacgcgaagacgaaggctcgaaggaagcaaagagacagaagagaaggaaaaagagaaggaagataacgaagaagaagagaagagaaaaagtagcgagggaagaaacgcagataGGAAGCCCACACTGTCGACCGATGAGAAGTCAGATCTAGAATTTCCTTTTTCAACAGTGCataaagagaagacagacacatcGCAGAGATCCGAAAACGTACTGCGACAGCCTGGTCTCCAAGGACCCTCATCAAGTTGGTGAGCTTCACTttcggaggcggcggcggcatgaggcctgaaaaaaacaaacatgTTGCGTCCTCTAAAACGTTCAGAATGAAAGTCCCTCTTGAAGCGGGCGCGACAAAAAAAATTCGACCCTGATGAAGTTCCCTTCTTTAAAAAGTCGACAATCTCccacaacgacacacaagCGCGTCTGCACGCAGTGAGCGACATGCAGACCGCCGTTGTCACAAACGTAGGACAAAGCATGCAAGCGAAAGCATACGCTCCATAaaaaagatgcagagacacaaacacatACAGAGGTGGccgaatatatatatatatatatatataagtatatgggtatatatatatataagtatatgggtatgtatatatatatatatatatatatatatatatttgtgctGCGATGGATACGGCCAAATATAGATAACATTGCAAGATTTTCGCGCGgttgtgcatgtgtgtgagTGTCTATTTTCGCTCTGGCGTCCAGGAGCTTCCACAAGCGTTCTGATACATGTTACAAATGAAACGTATAATACAACACCATACACAGAatgtataatatatatatatatatactataAAAACTGTGTATAATACATATTTGTGTTTCCAGCCTCTTTCGCGCAGGGATCGACTCTCCCCGGTGGCTTCGGTTTTCAGTCCGCAGTGACTGTTTCTACATGTGAAGAGGAGCGAAGGAACCGAGCACAGGTCACTTTTCACGACCGCAGCAAAggccgctctctctcttttctctcggctgcgactcgcgcagagaaggcagtACCCATGCGTATTttgtcttgtttttctctctccttctcctgaCGCTTCCGACGCCGCAGCTTCTTTCTGGAGACAGGAGCAAACAGCAACAAAGACGAGTGAACAATCAGGAAAGAGACCCGCAACGGCCGCGACCCTCCAGAAACGAACGCGGCAGAGCAATCCAAAGTCGACATGCGAACTCACACACATATTCTACACCCCAAGCCACACCAGCACAGAAAATGCACAAAAGCCTTCAACTCTTTTCACCACAAAGCCTTCCAAACCCACGTATACCTGAGTTTAAACTTATCCGTCTATCATCTATTAGTGTCTGCCGTCTGCCTACTTCTacacccatatatatatatatatatatatatatatatacatatacatatatcaTCTTGTATCGACTaatgcatgcacacgcaCACATTCACATATAAACACACATCTCGCCacctatatatgtatgtatatatatatatatatatatataaatgtatcCGGGTATGTATGAGTCTCTGTGCACAGGTGTAGATGGACAGAAGGATCAATCCACACCTCAATACACATAGGTATGTGAGGAAgctgtgtgttttctgcatgttttctgcatgcagctgtttGTCTCACCGTTCTTGTTTGGTCAGATACATGTTGATGATGACATTTGTCGACGCGTCGAGCACAGGCCTCACAGGAACGGGGTGCTCCACAAGGTTGTCTAAGGCGTCCTGGAAAAGCAGgtcgagacgaagacgagagttCATGAGTTCATGACTGCTCTTCACCACGACTCCTCAGGTTGTGCGTCTGGCAGCACAAAGCGCTGAGTTTCAAATCCGACACCCCTCaacttttccttttccacgCTACTCTATTCTCGGCGATACACCGTGAAGTCCAGAAAGTTAAGTCTCGAGTAGCGAGTCAAGAACAACCGGAAGGAAAGCAAGTCTCTCGCGAATAAGCGCCTTCAACTCCGACCAAGGCGGACAAGTTTGGAAATGATGGAAACGTTCTCCACGGCGAAAATCAGTGACAAAGTTACTCTTTGGGTCTGTTACAAGAGGAACGTTTTCTCAGTCGACGAGGAGGTCGCCTGAGCTCTGTTTTTCCTAAATCTCACAGGAATCTACGGCGTACTTGGAAGACTCCCTGACTGACGTGAGTCTTTCGAGGCTGCGCCTTTGCTCCTTcagcgaagagagcaaaCATGCACTTGCAACAATCTCCCAGCAGTCCAGAGACCCTGGAAATGCTCCACTACTTCTGACCTTCCtcctccacacacacacccagTTCGTCTAGAGATGTCTACGTGAACGACTGTAAGACTCTCCCGCGTCACTGCACAGagctgttctctccctctgtctctggacgGATACCCACAGCTTTGTATCAATttaaatatatgcatgtctaCATCTACctgtatatgtatagatatagCGACAACGAAAGTGTCTTTCATATCACCCCTCAAGCGCttgcgttctttctctcactctctctccagatTTGGAAAGACTGCATGGACATGTATATTTCGAACGCGTCTGGCGCGCCCGTGTGCGTCGTGTGCTCTTCGCTTACCTCCTGAGGAAGAATCTCGTCCGGACGGGAGGCGTCCACCTTGAGGATACACGCATCCCACGGTTCGACGCTAGGTGGCTGCGCGGCCTGCAGGAAGGAGCAGATGCAgagcagagcgaaaaaagaggagacagcgaaataaagaggacagagcgaaaaaagaggacagagcgaaaaaagaggagacagcgaaataaagaggagacagcctcGATACGCGTCTGAAGCACTGCTGCTggccgcagagagaacaacaaAACGCAACCACACCCAGACGAGACGAACAGCTCTCCGAGTCggtcgttctgtctctgtataCCCAAATTTTCGCCGAGAACTCCGGGGTCTGttcgtcctcctccttctgAACAGGAGACCCCGCAGCTGGTGCGGAACACTgggcgtctgcatgcgtgccgTCGCCTGCGGGTCTGCCCTTCAAGCTTTGACTCTCGCCGCCgtgctctcgctctcgctctcgttcggccctcttctccatcaCGTGATGGTGGTGGAGCATCTGCTGCTCCTGCTGGATGTAACGCCCAGCCTCCACGAACTCgagcgccttcctcttcctctgcagcaacgcacggagagacagggagtgagaagagaagaaggaggcagaagagaaggcacgggaagagaaaggaagaaatggagacggagagaggggggaaagaaacggaaggagaagagaagaaggaggcagaacagaaggcacgggaagagaaaggaagaaatggagacggagagaggggggaaagaaacggaaggagaagagaagaaggaggcagaacagaaggcacgggaagagaaaggaagaaatgaagacggagagaggggggaaagaaacggaaggagaagagaagaaggaggcagaagagaaggcaccggaagagaaaggaagaagggagaagaagagaagaacgacgggggaagagaggaagtggagaggcggaaaaaggagaagatgagaggcacagaaaaaacgaaaaaggactagaagcagaaagaatgTAAAATGGGAAACGGACCTTGTTTCGGGCCGTCTTGACCGGAATCGACGGGTCAAACCAAGGCTGCTCCGTGATGTCCTCGATAACAGTTTCCCGGACTCCAGCAGCAGCACCTAAagccttcgctgcctcttcaATCTGAAAACACAAAGTCGGCGACACAACGAACTCCACGCAGCAACTGAAAAGCGAATCGGAAGACGGAGCTCTGAACAAGACGAGGCGCCAGGTCGAGTCCGAGATGcgacgacggaggagagaaatcgCGAGCGTGGAAAGCAagcggagggagacgagagacaacaAGGCCGCCTGGAAGGAAGGGGACGAGAGTCAACGCGACTTGGCCTCAAAACGCGCTCGctcctctgcagacgcgagTCACTTCACACGCCTCCGTCGGTCCCCCCTCACGTAGACTCTCTTTCAGGTTATCTCTTGTTCCACAATGACTTGAGTTCCCCGTCtagttctctctttctctgtgtgttttcattcttccactccttctctctcttcttctctcccgtcttcttcttctttcccgtctttttctttctccctctccgtttgtttttctgggTTCCTGGACACCGAcctttccttcgttctgCGCTCTGCGGTTGATTTTGAGGTCGCTGACGATGGTGCGTTTCTGGAGGGGAACgacttttccttcttcgtcgattTCTCTACCGAACTGGTCGAAGCGCAAAGGTCGGGGCCGCGCCTTGAGGGCGGCTGCCAGTTTTTCTTGCTTGagcttctccgcctcttccgcctcctgcttcttcttcagttgcTGCTCGTGAAGCATCACAAACAGTTGCCTCTGGCGTTCGCTTGGATCCGCCACCGGCGCGCCCACCTCCTGCCTGCTTTCCGCTACGCCCAACAGCGCGCGCAGCGTCAGCGGCTGCGCCTCGCCTCCCGCGGACGCCGCGGCTCCGAGCTGGTcgcgcttcgccttcgcggccGCGGCCAGCGCCGTGGCTTGCGCGGCTGCGACGGAGGAAGCCGCGCCGGCTTTCTCGCCAGTCAGTTCCGCAGCGGCTGCGGCAGGGCCGCGCGGGCGCTGAGTCGCCTCCAGGCCTTGACAGGCCTTCAGCTGCTCCTGGATCTGCTTCTGAATCAGCGCCGCTCGCTTTGccttctccagtgcctgTCGCGCCGCACCCGCCGCGGCCTGCAGGGACgacgacagcgaaggcgGAAGCGCCGCGGCGCCAGCAGCCGCCGCAGGAGCAGCGGGGGAGGAAGCCGACGTCTGGTCGGCGGCCTGTACAAAGTTCAGCAGGAGTCAAGAGACCAGGTGGCGCGCGAGGAAGCGGGTGAATGATGAAATGATGAAGCCGAAGAGGGCGTGGAACGCGGGAGACAAGATATGCGGGGACATGCACAGGGCACGGAGCGCGGAGAGCGACTGTGAAGCGCgcggggaagagaggagagagaggtgagagaggacaaagaagagagagaggagagagaggagagagaggagagaaaggagagagaggagagagaggagagaaaggagagagaggagagaaaggagacacacagcagagagcaagggagaaaggaggagggagaagacgaaccgCCCGGGTCGAGTGCGtaggaagcgaagacgcagggggaggcgaggcgaggaacAAAGGTTTCTGGAGGGGGAGACGGAAAGGCAAGAGCGGAGAGATAGACGgggaaagagggagacagaggaacaagaaagagagagaaaggcagccTGACACACCCACTCAAGCGCATTTGACAACGGGAAGCAGGACTCGCTggaaagaggaagcacaaggagaggcgaagcaaCGGAGAAACAGTGAAAAGGTTCTTACTGGAGCTCCCCATCGCGTTcgtctcggcttcttcgagtTTTCATCAGCTCCTGCCTGCTCCTCTCTGAGCTTCGCTGCCCCCACTTGGTCCTGATGTCCCTCCATGTCCTTTGTGTTcgtttcgagagaaaagccgatgcgacgcctgtctcttcttctgcgcctcgctCCTTGGTCCTGAAGGGAGACGACGCCCGCGCCGATCTGCGCCTCAGCTGCCAGACGGCGGAGAGGACGCAAGGGAAGTTTTCTTGCCTCTGGATCTCAAGGCGACGCAgtgaacacagagaaaagcagacacgaggcgaccgagagagagaaggagagggagacgacgactccaaggaagcgagaggagaaggaacgccGGATGAGAGAACTCGACGACAGGGAGGGCCGCAGAAGAAACTCTTCAGCTTTCctggaaacaaagagaccttctgcggcgaagaagaggccgaaGCGCAGCCCAAGAGAAAAAGCTCCCAAGCGCGCAGAAGATGCAAAcacagaacagaagaaagaggaaaggagcaagtggggagagcgaagacaaagcaaagacggggaggaggagacggaagagcCCAAAGGCGAGGTCCTCCTCGAGAttcaggagagagaagaacaagtaACGACaaagacggcgagagaggaaggcaaagagaagcggcgaTAGAAGCAAgcggggagaagcagagagacggaagagaacagggaaggagaggtgaagcagagaaaggggaaggagaaggagacagaaagaaacaaggaggcaacgaagcagaggggaaaagagaggcaaagaagcaGTTGCGCTTCTTCCGCGATTCCTCGTCCAAGAGAAACTTTTTAGTTGGAAACAAAGACGCAGTGCACcccagagaggaagggggCGAAAGTGCAGACTCGCAGATCTTCTGCGGGAGACTCTGCTGGAAAATATGTTGaaaaagaggacagagaatTCGCCTTCGCTGGGAAACAGATACGGAcccctcgccttcgtcgtctcttgcttttttctttAGCGGAtgcgcttgcatgcgcggcttCGCTCGAGGTCTCGAGGTGAAAAAGCGatctctgccgcctctctgcatTTCTTGCCTGTCCgccgtcttcgctttcctcttctcggtgtcactcctctcttcgcttcttctcgcaattctttcttctcttcctcccgcgcctcgtcgcagctgcctctcgaatcttcgccttttcctccggagggagtttttctctctctccacacacacagcaCTAAAATACAGACACCGTTGCTTATTTAtctcctcgcgtttcctcaTTTTTGTGtgtcgacttcctcttctccctctcggaACTTCTGTCGCTTGTCTTATTTCTTGttctcactcttcttcctgctctcttccctctctcgatCCACTTCCTCCCCCGCCGCATCTTCGCGGTTGGACGGCAGGCCTTTCCGTCCCAGACGggttttcgtcttcttcgcacctGTCGATACACtcgcgtcgttttcttttcggacgcatcttttcttctcgggTGATCTGTCGACGCTTCCGGGGGTCTCCGTCTGTGGCTCTGCCTcttttctggaaaaaagcgagagcgGAAGCACAGCGAGCGGCAAGAaccgagacgagagaaaggagagaagagaacaagagctcgagtgtctccgccATGGAGTCGCAGAcagccttctcttctctgtatCTCCTCCGGAGAAAGATTTTTCGGGGGAGACAAGTAAAgattcgtctctctgcgctgcCGTCCTTTGCATGTTCTCCGTccccttccccttcctcgtcggctttttccttctcgtctgtccgcgttctcccttcttcgtctgtcaaCAGTCTTCGAGCGCAGCCGTCAGGCGAAGATTCCGGTTCCTGTTCAAGACTCGCCTGCACCGTTTTCCGCGGATCAACGCTGAAGCGGTGGACTGTGTCGAGGGACAGTACGAGAGACTCTGTTCGCTCGTCTCTgcgcgtctttccttctcttgcttcttccagACCCtcacctctctcgccttcctctccgcttcctcagCCTTCTTGCTGCgctgccctctctcctctttctctttcttctgtcgctccgTACCCTgctccccttctcttctcgcctctgttgtctggctgctcttcttcctttgcttcttcgtcgtcttcgtctttttttccttctcagtCCCGACAGTTCTCGACGCGCAGTATCAGTGGGAGGCTGTTCTACAAACGCCGACCGTTGCAGGTCCCGAAGCTCAAGCCCCCGAACATTCGCAGGTGCGACAAAGGACgccacagaagagacagcacgGCAGATGAAAGACAACAAACATCTCCAGTTTTCGTTATGTcatgtctcttctgtcgaaCGTTGCTGCTcccttctcgcgtttcgcgtCGGTCGATCAACTCCTACTTTTCTCGTTCGGCCCCCTCGTTTCTATCAcctcccttctttcctctctgttcgtttctctccgatcctccatttctgttctcttcttctgtcggttttcgtttccctgctcctttctttctccatccttccttccttcttccgcgaCTCCGTTTCCTCACTCACGTTTTTCCTCGTGTATGCAGCAAATGGCTCGAGGGCGCTCCTCAGAAGAAAGGCATCTGTGTCAAGGTAGGATTTTCACctcagaaagaaaaacgaacaacGGACTCAAGCGCCTGTCCACCCtcctcgctgctgtctctctctaggGTCCGCTCCCGTACACGCACACCGCTCGAGTTCTCAGCAGTCctgtgcttttcttcttttcgtcgcgtcctccctctgtcttctttttttccttcccccgcttcttttccgtctcgtctgtctctctgtctctgcctttggcgtcttgttctcccccttttttttcttttgttcccctctgtctctgcatttctgtcTGTTTGCGTTTCCGCGTTCGCCCACCACGaatctctctcgctctctctctgtatgaGGGAACGGCTTTCGTCCTTCCCCGACACAACGTCAAGTCCAAGCACCGGCAGGACGGTCGACGAGTCGGTCCTCGCCGAGGCGAAACGGCACACccttctcgcgcgcgcggctccttttcttctgggcGCTGCAGGTTCGCGTACAGACGCCGCGAAAGCCTAACTCCGGTTTGCGCAAAGTCGCTCGCGTGCGCCTGAGCACCGGCCGCACCGTTCTCGTTTACATTCCTGGAATCGGTCACAACTTGAACGTCCACTCGGTGGTGTTGGTTCGCGGCGGCAGATGCAAAGATGTTCCAGGCTGGTAGGGAAGGAAGTCTTcggaacgaagagaacgcagagccgagagagagaaaagcgcaAAAGAgtttcgctgtttctgctgCTTATTCGTTCGTGGAGCGtagaagacgcgagaaaggcCGGTGCCAGGCATTGTGTTGACAGACGGTGATCTCCGGAGCGCAAaagtgagaaaaaagatACAGAGAAGGTGCCAAGCGCATCGCGTGCGGTGTTTAAAAAGGAAAATCCTCCAGAACTACCTTTGCATTTACTCAAAGTTATGCACTTTACTGGTAAATATGTAACTAGAG
Proteins encoded in this window:
- a CDS encoding pre-mRNA processing factor PRP3 (encoded by transcript TGME49_219790), whose product is MEGHQDQVGAAKLREEQAGADENSKKPRRTRWGAPAADQTSASSPAAPAAAAGAAALPPSLSSSLQAAAGAARQALEKAKRAALIQKQIQEQLKACQGLEATQRPRGPAAAAAELTGEKAGAASSVAAAQATALAAAAKAKRDQLGAAASAGGEAQPLTLRALLGVAESRQEVGAPVADPSERQRQLFVMLHEQQLKKKQEAEEAEKLKQEKLAAALKARPRPLRFDQFGREIDEEGKVVPLQKRTIVSDLKINRRAQNEGKIEEAAKALGAAAGVRETVIEDITEQPWFDPSIPVKTARNKRKRKALEFVEAGRYIQQEQQMLHHHHVMEKRAEREREREHGGESQSLKGRPAGDGTHADAQCSAPAAGSPVQKEEDEQTPEFSAKIWAAQPPSVEPWDACILKVDASRPDEILPQEDALDNLVEHPVPVRPVLDASTNVIINMYLTKQERKKLRRRKRQEKEREKQDKIRMGLMPPPPPKVKLTNLMRVLGDQAVADPSKVEKEVREQMEKRLKDHEARNEARKLAPEVRSKKHAAKWQKKPHSGEFHVLLFCLKDLTNKRHLYKVDINAQQLHLAGVAVICPSSLKTIVVVEGSLISIKRFRSLMMRRIKWRELEGSTAVNDDDDDEDEKPEADDESCCLVWQGTVRTNSFSGWKIHRVAGEADGRKIFKLAHVEHYWDMAQKYRHVSNDL
- a CDS encoding 30S ribosomal protein S12, putative (encoded by transcript TGME49_219770~Predicted trans-membrane domain (TMHMM2.0):20-43), whose amino-acid sequence is MRGFARGLEVKKRSLPPLCISCLSAVFAFLFSVSLLSSLLLAILSSLPPAPRRSCLSNLRLFLRREFFSLSTHTALKYRHRCLFISSRFLIFVCRLPLLPLGTSVACLISCSHSSSCSLPSLDPLPPPPHLRGWTAGLSVPDGFSSSSHLSIHSRRFLFGRIFSSRVICRRFRGSPSVALPLFWKKARAEAQRAARTETRERREENKSSSVSAMESQTAFSSLYLLRRKIFRGRQVKIRLSALPSFACSPSPSPSSSAFSFSSVRVLPSSSVNSLRAQPSGEDSGSCSRLACTVFRGSTLKRWTVSRDSTRDSVRSSLRVFPSLASSRPSPLSPSSPLPQPSCCAALSPLSLSSVAPYPAPLLFSPLLSGCSSSFASSSSSSFFPSQSRQFSTRSISGRLFYKRRPLQVPKLKPPNIRSKWLEGAPQKKGICVKVRVQTPRKPNSGLRKVARVRLSTGRTVLVYIPGIGHNLNVHSVVLVRGGRCKDVPGCNYKAVRGVADLLPVKNRERKRSKYGVKLSSEKKEWRLQRWNNKHLTIEKDRELFNQFRWMTWRNEEGEMRTSPLADDEEVPRHTQLFNRWYRLKMQREGKET
- a CDS encoding hypothetical protein (encoded by transcript TGME49_219780), with the protein product MRELDDREGRRRNSSAFLETKRPSAAKKRPKRSPREKAPKRAEDANTEQKKEERSKWGERRQSKDGEEETEEPKGEVLLEIQEREEQVTTKTAREEGKEKRR